In a genomic window of Acipenser ruthenus chromosome 41, fAciRut3.2 maternal haplotype, whole genome shotgun sequence:
- the si:dkey-22i16.9 gene encoding ICOS ligand isoform X2, producing MARTRILIRLIFVLPLSLLHSVSSQTVQVSAQVGGAAILPCVAPTLKGVPLESLYISWRLDDRVVFEFEGKSGQSISLLQSPVELPKKAEGDFSLSLHKVTLAEKGTYECYIKEGSKPQNFFQKVILSVSALPTGSPTETSQSGNVTATTEAPPGNEYSQNATVIALVVILVLLVMLVAAASLWYIRSKREIPARCMCLKKPAEERSPEDEPMRSRGN from the exons TCTCTTCACAGACAGTCCAGGTTTCTGCACAGGTTGGGGGGGCAGCAATCCTGCCCTGTGTTGCACCGACGCTGAAAGGAGTTCCATTGGAAAGTCTTTACATTTCCTGGAGGTTGGATGACCGGGTGGTGTTTGAATTTGAAGGAAAAAGCGGACAATCCATTTCTTTGTTGCAGAGCCCGGTAGAGCTTCCCAAGAAAGCAGAAGGTGACTTTTCACTCAGTCTTCACAAAGTCACACTCGCAGAAAAGGGCACCTATGAGTGCTACATCAAGGAAGGAAGCAAGCCCCAGAATTTCTTTCAGAAAGTCATACTCAGCGTTTCAG CCCTTCCTACAGGCTCCCCCACTGAGACCAGTCAGTCTGGGAATGTAACAGCGACCACAGAAGCCCCCCCAGGGAATG aGTACTCACAGAATGCAACAGTCATCGCCCTTGTAGTAATTTTAGTGCTGCTTGTCATGTTAGTGGCTGCAGCTTCGTTGTGGTATATCAGAAGTAAAAGAGAAATCCCTGCCAGGTGTATGTGTCTGAAGAAACCAGCAGAGGAGCGTTCACCTGAGGATGAGCCCATGAGATCCAGAGGGAATTAA
- the si:dkey-22i16.9 gene encoding ICOS ligand isoform X1, producing the protein MARTRILIRLIFVLPLSLLHSVSSQTVQVSAQVGGAAILPCVAPTLKGVPLESLYISWRLDDRVVFEFEGKSGQSISLLQSPVELPKKAEGDFSLSLHKVTLAEKGTYECYIKEGSKPQNFFQKVILSVSAALPTGSPTETSQSGNVTATTEAPPGNEYSQNATVIALVVILVLLVMLVAAASLWYIRSKREIPARCMCLKKPAEERSPEDEPMRSRGN; encoded by the exons TCTCTTCACAGACAGTCCAGGTTTCTGCACAGGTTGGGGGGGCAGCAATCCTGCCCTGTGTTGCACCGACGCTGAAAGGAGTTCCATTGGAAAGTCTTTACATTTCCTGGAGGTTGGATGACCGGGTGGTGTTTGAATTTGAAGGAAAAAGCGGACAATCCATTTCTTTGTTGCAGAGCCCGGTAGAGCTTCCCAAGAAAGCAGAAGGTGACTTTTCACTCAGTCTTCACAAAGTCACACTCGCAGAAAAGGGCACCTATGAGTGCTACATCAAGGAAGGAAGCAAGCCCCAGAATTTCTTTCAGAAAGTCATACTCAGCGTTTCAG CAGCCCTTCCTACAGGCTCCCCCACTGAGACCAGTCAGTCTGGGAATGTAACAGCGACCACAGAAGCCCCCCCAGGGAATG aGTACTCACAGAATGCAACAGTCATCGCCCTTGTAGTAATTTTAGTGCTGCTTGTCATGTTAGTGGCTGCAGCTTCGTTGTGGTATATCAGAAGTAAAAGAGAAATCCCTGCCAGGTGTATGTGTCTGAAGAAACCAGCAGAGGAGCGTTCACCTGAGGATGAGCCCATGAGATCCAGAGGGAATTAA
- the LOC117971185 gene encoding fish-egg lectin-like: MRASLLVLAVFVGSSLALVCQEIDGRLMQIDVSNGQVFGVNSGNSIYTRYGNSWVQLPGALKHVTVGPAGVWGVNTGNLIYKLVGGRWVQAQGLLKQIDAGGDQFVAGVNMQDNIFCLNRDATVTTRGGEASIPWNLLPGALKYYSCGPYSCWGVNSADQIYVMKGVTPDACMGSKAWQQVPGALSMIEVSTDGNVYGVNSAKDVYRRDGVSAANPAGTGWTYLSMCGKSKHVSYDLGVLWVISLEEKILTCS; this comes from the exons CGCTGGTCTGCCAAGAGATTGACGGCCGCCTCATGCAGATCGACGTCAGTAACGGACAGGTGTTCGGAGTGAACAGCGGAAACTCGATCTACACTCGCTACGGAAACAGCTGGGTGCAGCTCCCAGGTGCCCTCAAACACGTGACCGTGGGGCCCGCTGGAGTCTGGGGCGTCAACACGGGAAATCTCATCTACAAGCTGGTTGGGGGACGCTGGGTACAAGCTCAAG GTCTACTGAAGCAGATTGACGCGGGAGGCGACCAATTCGTTGCTGGAGTCAACATGCAGGACAACATCTTCTGCCTGAATCGCGATGCCACGGTAACCACGCGTGGTGGCGAGGCCTCCATTCCCTGGAACTTGCTTCCCGGGGCCCTCAAGTACTACTCCTGTGGCCCCTACAGCTGCTGGGGGGTGAACTCGGCCGACCAGATCTACGTGATGAAGGGGGTGACCCCGGATGCCTGCATGGGCAGTAAGGCGTGGCAGCAGGTCCCCGGAGCGCTGTCCATGATCGAGGTGTCCACTGACGGCAACGTGTACGGGGTCAACTCTGCTAAGGACGTGTACCGCAG ggacGGGGTCAGCGCTGCTAATCCTGCCGGCACTGGCTGGACCTATCTGAGCATGTGCGGGAAAAGCAAGCACGTGTCATATGACCTGGGTGTGCTCTGGGTGATCAGCCTGGAGGAAAAGATCCTGACCTGCAGCTAA